A single genomic interval of Mycolicibacterium sp. MU0053 harbors:
- a CDS encoding acetyl-CoA carboxylase biotin carboxylase subunit, whose amino-acid sequence MPSHASSTITKVLVANRGEIAVRVIRAAKDAGLESVAVYAEPDADAPHVRLADEAFALGGQTSAESYLDFGKLLDTAAKSGANAIHPGYGFLSENADFAQAVIDAGLIWIGPSPQSIRDLGDKVTARHIAARANAPLVPGTSEPAKDADEVVAFAKEYGVPIAIKAAFGGGGRGMKVARTIEEIPELFESATREAVAAFGRGECFVERYLDKPRHVEAQVIADQHGNVIVAGTRDCSLQRRFQKLVEEAPAPFLSDAQRKEIHDSAKRICKEAGYYGAGTVEYLVGQDGLISFLEVNTRLQVEHPVTEETAGIDLVRQQFRIANGEKLDLTEDPEPRGHSFEFRINGEDAGRGFLPAPGPVTKFTPPTGPGVRLDSGVESGSVIGGQFDSMLAKLIVTGATREEALQRSRRALAEFDIEGLATVIPFHRAVVSDPAFIGDENGFTVHTRWIETEWDNTIEPFTGGGGVDAEEEQPRQKVVVEVGGRRLEVSLPSDMAIGNGGASPSGAIRKKPKARKRGGHGGAAASGDSVTAPMQGTVVKVAVEEGQQVSAGELVVVLEAMKMENPVTAHKDGTVTGLSVESGAAVTQGTVLCELKD is encoded by the coding sequence GTGCCCAGTCACGCCAGCTCGACCATCACCAAGGTCCTGGTAGCCAATCGTGGCGAAATCGCCGTCCGAGTGATCCGGGCGGCCAAGGATGCGGGACTGGAGAGCGTGGCGGTCTACGCCGAACCCGACGCCGACGCGCCCCATGTACGGCTGGCCGATGAGGCCTTCGCGCTCGGCGGCCAGACCTCGGCGGAGTCCTACCTGGACTTCGGCAAGCTCCTCGACACCGCGGCGAAGTCGGGGGCCAACGCGATCCACCCCGGCTACGGATTCCTCTCGGAGAACGCCGACTTCGCCCAGGCCGTGATCGACGCCGGGCTGATCTGGATCGGCCCCTCCCCGCAGTCCATCCGCGACCTCGGCGACAAGGTCACCGCGCGCCACATCGCCGCGCGCGCCAACGCCCCGCTGGTCCCGGGCACCTCGGAGCCGGCCAAGGACGCCGACGAGGTCGTCGCGTTCGCCAAGGAGTACGGCGTTCCGATCGCGATCAAGGCGGCCTTCGGCGGTGGCGGGCGCGGAATGAAGGTGGCCCGCACCATCGAGGAGATCCCCGAACTGTTCGAGTCGGCGACCCGTGAGGCCGTGGCGGCCTTCGGTCGCGGCGAGTGCTTCGTCGAGCGCTACCTGGACAAGCCCCGCCACGTCGAGGCGCAGGTCATCGCCGACCAGCACGGCAACGTCATCGTCGCCGGCACCCGCGACTGCTCGCTGCAGCGGCGCTTCCAGAAGCTCGTCGAGGAGGCCCCGGCACCGTTCCTCTCCGACGCGCAGCGCAAGGAGATCCACGATTCGGCCAAGCGCATCTGCAAGGAGGCCGGCTACTACGGTGCGGGCACCGTTGAGTACCTGGTGGGCCAGGACGGTCTGATCAGCTTCCTCGAGGTCAACACCCGCCTGCAGGTCGAGCACCCGGTCACCGAGGAGACCGCGGGCATCGACCTGGTGCGTCAGCAGTTCCGCATCGCCAACGGCGAAAAGCTGGACCTCACCGAGGATCCCGAGCCCCGCGGCCACTCCTTCGAGTTCCGCATCAACGGCGAGGACGCCGGTCGCGGCTTCCTGCCGGCTCCCGGCCCGGTGACCAAGTTCACCCCGCCGACCGGTCCCGGCGTCCGCCTGGACTCCGGCGTGGAGAGCGGTTCGGTCATCGGCGGACAGTTCGACTCGATGCTGGCCAAGCTGATCGTCACCGGCGCCACCCGCGAGGAGGCCCTGCAGCGCTCGCGCCGGGCGCTGGCCGAGTTCGACATCGAGGGTCTCGCCACCGTCATCCCGTTCCACCGCGCCGTGGTCTCCGATCCGGCGTTCATCGGCGACGAGAACGGCTTCACGGTGCACACCCGCTGGATCGAGACCGAGTGGGACAACACCATCGAGCCCTTCACCGGCGGCGGTGGCGTGGACGCCGAAGAAGAGCAGCCCCGGCAGAAGGTCGTCGTCGAGGTCGGCGGCCGTCGCCTCGAGGTGTCGCTGCCCAGCGACATGGCGATCGGCAACGGCGGTGCCAGCCCCAGCGGCGCCATCCGCAAGAAGCCCAAGGCCCGCAAGCGCGGTGGCCACGGCGGTGCGGCGGCCTCCGGCGATTCGGTGACCGCGCCCATGCAGGGCACCGTCGTCAAGGTGGCCGTCGAGGAGGGTCAGCAGGTTTCGGCCGGCGAACTGGTGGTGGTCCTGGAGGCCATGAAGATGGAGAACCCGGTCACCGCGCACAAGGACGGCACCGTCACGGGGCTGTCGGTCGAGTCCGGCGCCGCCGTCACCCAGGGCACCGTGCTCTGCGAGCTCAAGGACTGA
- a CDS encoding SDR family oxidoreductase, with protein MKVTVMGASGLIGSKVVDILRKAEQQVVAASRDSGADVLTGAGLAEALAGSDVLVDVTNSPSFADAAVLEFFITSARNLVAAMRAAGARHYVALSIVGLEDLPDSGYMRAKVAQEAIIAGSGLPYTIVRATQFQEFADAIVAGQTADGEVRVPDALIQPIAATEVAAAVAEAAVAEPRNGVLDIGGPDKITFAELARIVLARQGADTPVVVDPGARYFGAALARTSLVTGADAVLGNTPFG; from the coding sequence ATGAAGGTCACCGTGATGGGGGCCAGCGGTCTGATCGGGAGCAAGGTCGTCGACATCTTGCGCAAGGCTGAGCAGCAGGTGGTGGCGGCCTCGCGGGACAGCGGCGCCGACGTGCTCACCGGGGCCGGATTGGCCGAGGCGTTGGCCGGCTCGGATGTCCTGGTGGACGTCACGAATTCGCCGTCGTTCGCCGATGCGGCGGTGTTGGAGTTCTTCATCACCTCGGCGCGCAACCTGGTGGCCGCGATGCGGGCGGCCGGGGCTCGGCACTACGTCGCGTTGTCCATCGTCGGACTCGAGGACCTACCGGACAGCGGCTACATGCGCGCCAAGGTGGCCCAGGAGGCCATCATCGCGGGCTCGGGTCTGCCCTACACGATCGTGCGCGCCACGCAGTTCCAGGAGTTCGCCGACGCGATCGTCGCCGGCCAGACCGCGGACGGCGAGGTCCGGGTGCCGGACGCGTTGATCCAACCGATCGCCGCGACCGAGGTGGCCGCGGCCGTGGCCGAGGCGGCCGTCGCCGAACCACGCAACGGCGTGCTCGACATCGGCGGCCCCGACAAGATCACGTTCGCCGAACTGGCCCGGATCGTGCTGGCCCGCCAGGGCGCCGACACCCCGGTCGTCGTCGATCCGGGCGCCAGGTACTTCGGTGCCGCCCTGGCCCGCACCAGCCTGGTCACAGGTGCCGATGCGGTGCTGGGCAATACCCCGTTCGGCTGA